A region of the Zymomonas mobilis subsp. mobilis ATCC 10988 genome:
GACGCTTTTTCCGAAAGGGCTGGTTCCGGTGCGGCATCAGGGTCTTTAACAGAAATAACCGAAGCCTCTTGCTGTCGAATAGCAATCAATATTCTATCAACTCGACAGGCAATCGGGTCACGACTGATCGGGGCAAAATGCTGTAATTCGACTTCGGCACCTTTATGAAAACCCAAATCCCGCAAACGGCGTCCGATTTCTGGGGGTAACGCAGACCAATCGATATCCGTGATAACCGTTGCTTTCTTTAATGGCATCTCATTAAGGCGCATAGTTATTATCCTGTTCAAACCAGATTATGTTCTGTTCTTTCGCTCTTTATTAACGCCAAAACCATAATCCAAAAGTCATTCTCTTTATCTATAATGACAATATCCGATATAAGACATGCCTTGTCATAAATGGGCGGATAATGCAACTGCTTATCAATATAATGTAATATTATAACATAACAATGTTAGGTAAATCTGGCTTCACAAAGTTACTTTCTTTTACGAGGAAAGATTTTCATCAAACCCCGTTCTTTGCTATTCAAATCAAAATATTTCCATATAAAAAATACGGTTGAAAACTGTTCTTAGGACAGGCACCACCTTATTTTGTCTTTTTAGCCTTGGGTCACTCTATGCCTTATACTCCCTTCGTTCCGTTACGGATTTTTTCCGGTTTTACCATGTTGGAAGGAGCGATCGAGCCAAAAGACATCACCCAACATGCCAAAAAAATGGGTTTTCCGGCGGCGGGTATTTGTGATCGTAACGGCCTTTATGGCGTGATGACTTTTTCCGACAGCGGGAAAAAAGACGGGGTTCAGCCGATCATCGGCAGTCTGCTTGCCGTCGCTCGTCCGCTGCGTGGCGGGGAAGCCAGTGGGCAGGAATTAAAAATAGATTGGCTGTCGCTCTATGCACAGGATGAAGACGGCTATAACAATCTTTGTGCCTTGGTATCCCATGCCCATCTTGGCCGTCCGCTCGAATTGCCGCCCCATGTCTCGATGGAATTTCTGGAACAGCATAGTCAGGGGCTTCTCGCGCTTACGGGGGGTAAAGAAGGCGCTTTGGCACGCTTAATGGCGGAAGAACAGCAAAGCGAAGCCGAAGCCTATCTGACCCTTTTACAAAAAATATTTCCCGATCGTTTGTATATCGAGCTTTCCCGCCGTTCCGAAGAAATCGAGGAAGCCGCCGAAGAGGGGCTGATCGACTTGGCTTATGATCGGGATATTCCGTTAGTTGCCACTAACCCAGTGTGTTTTTTGGAAGCCGATTTTCATCCTGCCCATGATGC
Encoded here:
- a CDS encoding FeoA family protein, whose product is MRLNEMPLKKATVITDIDWSALPPEIGRRLRDLGFHKGAEVELQHFAPISRDPIACRVDRILIAIRQQEASVISVKDPDAAPEPALSEKASSSRSTVGQA